One region of Bactrocera neohumeralis isolate Rockhampton chromosome 5, APGP_CSIRO_Bneo_wtdbg2-racon-allhic-juicebox.fasta_v2, whole genome shotgun sequence genomic DNA includes:
- the LOC126758375 gene encoding chymotrypsin-2 has translation MAQSNGFAWLFLFYSLSLLCLVFKCNAFYPRIVNGTQANEGEFPFVVSLRRASDGRHKCGASLLNRVWVLTAAHCVVKTQPEQLSIQYGGNELVANSTKVSNVSKIIVHENYEPGNLHLNDIALLRLQTPLKFGSKVRAVHLPAAQQDTAEAMPAVLLGWGLNATGGVIQKQLQKVHLQIFSDEECSQRHGTQLHPTTICAGVPEGGRGQCSGDSGGPLLVNGQQVGIVSWSRKPCTVAPYPGVFTEVSAYVDWLQQMIGNDRDDGDWGESEESWEELTTGNLIIVRSKKGLTSLLAKHKKA, from the exons ATGGCTCAAAGCAATGGATTTGCAtggctgtttttgttttacagtTTAAGCCTACTTTGCTTGGTTTTCAAGTGCAATGCATTTTATCCGAGAATCGTAAATGGCACACAGGCCAACGAGGGCGAGTTTCCTTTTGTG GTATCGCTGCGCCGCGCCTCCGATGGCCGTCACAAGTGTGGCGCTTCGCTGTTGAATCGCGTTTGGGTGCTCACCGCGGCGCACTGTGTGGTCAAAACGCAACCCGAGCAACTGAGCATACAATATGGCGGCAATGAATTGGTTGCGAACAGCACCAAAGTGTCGAATGTCAGTAAGATAATAGTGCATGAAAATTATGAGCCGGGAAATTTGCATCTTAACGATATTGCGTTGTTGCGCCTGCAGACGCCACTCAAGTTTGGTTCTAAAGTGCGCGCCGTGCACCTGCCGGCAGCGCAACAGGATACCGCCGAAGCTATGCCGGCAGTGTTGCTTGGCTGGGGACTGAATGCG ACCGGTGGCGTcatacaaaaacaactgcaaAAAGTGCACCTTCAAATATTTAGCGATGAAGAGTGTAGTCAACGACATGGCACACAATTGCACCCAACAACCATCTGCGCCGGTGTGCCGGAAGGTGGTCGTGGGCAGTGCAGTGGCGATTCGGGCGGTCCGTTGCTGGTTAATGGTCAACAGGTGGGCATTGTTTCGTGGAGTCGCAAGCCTTGCACTGTGGCGCCATATCCCGGTGTGTTTACGGAGGTTTCCGCCTATGTGGATTGGTTGCAGCAGATGATCGGTAATGATCGTGACGATGGCGATTGGGGCGAGAGCGAAGAGTCGTGGGAAGAATTGACAACGGGAAATCTCATTATAGTG